From the genome of Primulina huaijiensis isolate GDHJ02 chromosome 11, ASM1229523v2, whole genome shotgun sequence:
TCTTTGTTTAATATACCTCGATGATAAAGTTCAAATCAAATGAACTGAACTTATTAAACTTTGATTCAAGTCAACTCAAACCAAAAGCAATTcatttttcaagttttgagCCAGCCAGAAAACGAATCAAAAATTGAACTCGATGCAGTTCGTTTGCATCTCTAGGGAAAAAGGATATGAAACTATAGCTACCTGAGATTCCTTTGCAACCCCAAGAAAAAGGATATGAGACTATAACTCGTACCATAGACACATTTCTGCATGTATCGTGCCGATTATAACAATACTACCACAACATTTCAAGTATGTAAaatgtaattaatatatatgcatTGGGCTCAGTTGCTAATTGTAGGAGAGAATGATGGGATTTGTATGAAATTCTCGGAGGAAATAAAGTAACAGGGTACTCTAACTTTCATACCGCAGCAAAAAGCCACAACCAGAAAAGAGTAAAATTCGTACCATTTTCCACAAGTTCGAGCTCAAATGATTCAATCTTGAGCAGAAGCATCCAAGACATAACAAAAGCATCAAGTTTTTAAATCAGTACCAGAATACCTGATAACTTGTGGTGCTGTCCATCTTGAGTTGGTTTCACGCAGGATGAATAATCAGCTGGAAGGGCAATGGATGCTCCTGCAACTTCTGACCCTTGTACGCAGTTTTTGCCTTTCAAATCCTAGAAGAAAAGGACAAGAATCAATGTATTTTAATCCAAGAGATGAAGGCTGTTTCAAGACATTATCAAAGTTCTGCAGCTACAACAAAccttaaaaatttgataatgttCTACCCACTTCGATTTTGcagaattaaataatataagttTCTTCAAAGTCCTGAAATCTTCAATCTTCAACCCAGATAATGAGTTATCAAAAACTCCTTCTGAAAGAAGTCTTTGGAAGGACAACAAATTCTCCTTGAACTGAGGGCTATCAAACATGCTGTTGAGGCTGGACATAGAAGAATTAAATCGCAATTAAAGATTCCATAAAACCTTTTGAGAGTATCAATATATACTCGATAACAAAATGAAACATAGTTCGCATGATTCGATAGTTAACCAAATACTAGCCTTATAAATCAAAGAATATGTTGTGAAATCATATTGAAATTATTAATACTATAATGTCACTGATATGACCTTATGATTTAGTTTTAGGAAAGAATTCTTACCATATTTGCCCTAGAAAAGTTCCACTGAAAGATGATGATTGCAATATAAACAAAGAGATAACATTTTTAGCCTTCAGAGAATTGTGTTGTGATGTAGACCTTTATGCCTTTATGAATAAACCACATATATCCTGTACTGCGTTGCATTCTTCTCTCATTAAACTTCTACTATTTAAACTCAACACAATGCAAAGTGATCTCCATTTTCTACAATTCTAAGTTGCAAAACAAGAATTGCAACAAAAATGCACACCTATCCTGAGATTGCAAAGTATCCACCGGAGATAAAAAATTTAGCAACTGTTTTTGCTCTTCAGTCGTCAAATGGCTTAAAAACTTGTCCATATTGAGAACATCCTGCATCAATACAAACATCGATCATGAAAAGTATCACGGCCGCTAACATTTATAACATCAAACTTGACACACGATATCAGTGGACCTCAAGAATTTTGGGAAACAAATGCATTCAAAATTAGATGATTTTAGGTAACTAAGATAAGAACTAATAAACCTTCACATAGCTAAGAATGGAGATTAATAAGAATTAGAACAAGAGTTATAGCTGAAAAGCAGTTCATATCCAATCCACAAATTACATGATACATAAAAACTCAAGATGAACAACAGGAGGACCACCACTTATTTAGATATTTCAGCTTCTATGGTTACAAATGTAGAACAAAAAAAAGTTGAGCAATAAAATGATGACAGAAGACTTGTCCATATAACATAGCATCTGGGACAGAATCAAAAGAATGTTTGTGTAGTTGTATTTCAACTTACTTGGAGGTCTATGTAACACAGTGGAGAATTATGGTGTGCAAGAATCTGGATTGTTTCAAGTTGATCTTTGCCTCTgaatttgaagaaaataaaaataagtttgtgataCACAAACAAtggaaaaatatcaataattttcCACGTGTAGAATGTGAGTGCCTCTTAGAATACTTGAATATGGGaataatataatcatatatTTGCAAATCAACTTCCATAGTTTGAGatcatcaaattaaaaactatgGTTAGCTCTTCTCAGCCCTCGAGATTGCGAAGTACCTTTTAATTCGTTCTTGTTCTGTTCCTGGATTAGCGGGCTTCTTGATTTTCTCAATTCCTCGACATGATGAATTGACACCTGTGTCCTCCATAAGACCAGGAAAAGTTGTATGTCGTGAATTTACAGTATGTTTCTTGTTATCAATTGAAAGGGAGCTAGCTTCTGATTCTTCCTCTCTAGCTATAGAATTTGGATGTCGAATAAGTACACTTCCATGTCCAATTTCAACAGACACCATAGGTTTACCACTTTCAAGAAGCAACTCTTCTTCTGAAGATCCAGACAAACTCGACCACTGTTCATGCCATATGGCATATAAATCTTTGGTGAGCTTCTCAACTGGAGATGGTTTTGAACGAGTGACGCAGGTTCTCTTTTTAGAAGGCACCATTGTGTCCCATACAGCAGGTTGTGATGGACCTGCAAAGGCGAGGAGTGAATGgacaaaaagataaaaatattgaaaatgttAATGATCGCCTCAGAGCCTAACTCGAAAAGTAGTTTACAAGACCATGAGGGGCAGAAAAGGTAATTGAAATAAGTTGGGTCCCGTTTGCCTGGTTAATAGTTATCATTTTTCTTGCGCGGTTGGTAGTGGAAAAGTATATCTTATTGCTTTAGCCACCAGTACGATCTCGAACTTTTCAGAAAATAGCTCTAACATAGCCGGATGTCACAAATTCGTTATAAATTTTGACCATATATTTCCTGATCCCTGGATTACATTTGAGGGGGCAATGATAAAGTATAAAACCATTGATTGTTACCTCCAACGACCTCAAAGTCTTCTGAAAATGGTTTCTAATAAATAGAGATGTAATTATTTTTGTCATAATCAATCTACTCAGAATAGCAATGTATAGAGCTTAGAAACCTGTCAAATCACTTGCATCGGCACTGCCATATTGCGCACAACTCTCTAAGTTAGATATGGCCGAGCCAGAACTTGATCCGTTGCTTGTATCCTTATCAAAACCTTTATGAAACCCCTGACTATAGTCTAGTGGTACCCCTCGAAATTCAgcaatatcattattattatgatcAAACTTCCTCTTGATTACTTTCGGCTCTTTGTTCTTGATAGAAATTGTCTTTACTTTTGAAATCCGATAATCCTCAAACTCTTCATGTTCAGCTCTAGCATGGAGAGGTGTGTAGTTTGCCAATGTTCCCTTTGTTCTCCACCGAGAACCACATGCATTGCAGAGTATGGGCTTCTCAGGAGGACCGTTACGCCAAAGAGGGGTACCTATTGCATGATTATTTGAAGTCGATTAAGTAAGCATAGTCGAAGGAAACAATGATCATCATTAAAGAAGTTTTTAACTACTAGCACGGCAAGCATTATCACTAATCAAAAGTAAGATCTCAACAAGGCCATGTTGCACGAGATTCAGAAACATAAGAGTAGAGAAGCAACACACATTCAAGAAGAGAACACAAATATTTATACGGGTGCACCCTTAGAATGACATTAATCAGCGGAAGAATTGCAGGAAATAAAATCAAGAGGGTAGTCACAAGAGATTAAGCCTTCATCAGTAGGAAAATTAAGTCAACGAAAAGCTAAACATCTCTTCTCAACCTGAATGGATGAAGAATGATTAAACAGGAGCATAATGGGAACGGTCATATGAGAAACACAAAATCATCGAATAGAAATTATATATAACTTACAACCTAAGTCATTGGGCTAAGAGATGAAGAGAATCGATGAAAAGGTATCAACCATTGTCTTCAAAGTATCATCTATGATATGTCACCATTCAGAAATCATTTTCAAATCAGTGTGAACAGAAAGACACTAAAACTAAACTGTCATAGATCTACATGACTTCAAATATTTCCTGGGTTAGCATAGACTCTGGAAACCACATCACAGTAGGATAATTATCTTGAAACCGAATTCCTAGACAAAACATTCTAATAACACCTGGACAACCAACttgaatatattttcaaaatggtCCAGACATTGGTTTACAAAATGCTGATGGAAAACAACGTAATTCTTCAAGCAGCAGCATAAAGATTTATCCGCACAAAGTTacttataatttgaaatgagctGAGGGATCCTAGCAGAATGTAGAGAAACTCCTGTTTAGGAAAAAATGAGAATATTCATTAATAATCAGGTGCTATCCAAGTTGGTGGAAATATGACATACTAAAACGATTGGTGATATATCATTTCAAGTTTGGGATCATTATAATGTCATATTGAGAACACGTATGAAGTTTATACAAGGTTGCAAGAGTTGAAAAAACAATAGCAAAGAAACTTTCATCTTTCTTTGCAAAAAGCTAGGCTGGAGTCGTCGTGTCAATAGCAAACAGAAGCCTCTTGAATGTTTATATGAGAAGACACTGGAAAACTAGTCTAGGCTCCGTGTCTAGAGCTGAAGTCAAGACACTAAGTTCTGCTAGAAcagaaacttaaaatttttgatcaaacAGCCAAGCATTGATTTCATTTGGCATATAAACACTCAACTGCACTAGAGAACAATGAAAATCAGCTCAATTCCTTTTTTTCTCAAAAGGGTTCAATAGAGTCAAAGCCAATGGGCATACACAAAAGAGAGAAAGCGAAGGTTAAGTGCCCAAACAGAATTCCAACGCTATTATCAAACTGCAAATCAAAGACTCGAGGGCTGTGGCAGAAATGGAAGTTAAAAGGCAAGAACCATTTAAACACTAGAACATAACacataacataaaaaatgacCAAGTATTTTCCATTCCCACGAATCGTTCTGTATTCAGAAACTGAATAATCGTTTCACGAGTGAAGAACTAATCAATCAATTTGAAACCAATTGAAAATGATGACAAACACAGACAAAAAAAAGCTCACTTGTAACACCACAGTGATAGCAAGGTCCATGCTTTCCCATGtctctcaattttttttcccttgctCAACACCAAATCACAAAATTCAAATGAAATTCACCACGGAAAATCCCAAGACACCAGTTTTCTTTTTAAAAGTCTTCacagaaaataatttattaaaaatttaaagctTTGAATTTTCTTTTAGCCTCTTAAACACATATACCCTTCTGGGTACAAACCCTTTTCTTCAACACACCAAATAAGAATCTGCACATAAATTAGTAACTAAATAATAAAAacccaatattttttttaatgttttttgttCAAGAAAAAACAGTGAAACAGCAAAACTGAGCACAAACTGTGTACGAAAATAACACAAGAAGATGGGCTTTTAAGCCGAGAATCTGTAAATTACAATCCAATGAAGAAGAAGAATAGAGGATTAAAGGAATCTCAATTAAAGTTTTGGGAAAAGGGAAGGTGAAAATGGGGGGTTGTTTCTCTGTATGACTTCTTCTTCTTGTATTGGTATTTTGTATGTGAAGTAAATGTTTCAGCTTTGCTTtactataatattattttaataaccANatttatttatttatttttttcagtttGTTTTCCAACAAAAACTACTTTTTATAACTTTATCATGTTATCGAAGAATAATTTCGAGtaacacaaataaataatattcattttatttatgtataattgattattctatttattttttttagtcgaCCCgacttaaataaattaattatattatactagaatataaatataaatatacaaaaaaaattcatgccACCTTGTATGTTTTAATgtctattaaataatttatcctTTTTTTAAAGAGAATCTAACAATAATATTCAAACGTATAATTTCACTCAAccttataaataaaaagattgTTAGAAAATATGgctgataaataaaatatgagtaggttttttgtgagacggtctcacgaatctgtatctgtgagacgggtcaatcataccgatattcacaataaaaagtagtactcttaacataaaaagtaatactttttcatggatgacccaaataagagatccgtctcacaaaatacaacccgtgagacggtctcacacaagtttttgccataaaatAAAGAGTTGGTCTCCTTGAGACAGTCACaagagaaaaatatttgtgagacgggtcgacTCGATCTACATTAGAGTAAAAACTAatctttttgaatattttttcatgggtgTTATTGGATAAGAGATCTGTATCATAAAATTATTCCACGAGGAGATATAGAGTTTGTGtgtgaaataaaagaattagAAAAGATATGGACTCatgaagattaaaaaaaaaaaacaagagagaGGAGAAAGGCACAAGGAGAGTTGTTTGGAGTTTTGTTATTCTTTACTTATTTTCTTTTGCGCTAAGTTGTCTCTTGTTTTTAATGACCTGATGTTGATTAATACTCTATTTATTACTTATGGTCAATACGCGTTCGTTTTAGGAAAATGTTACATAGAGTTATAAATTAGATCACAAAGTACAtttgaaaattacaaaattatccTTGCGTTTTATTTggaaatttatttcaaacatacatTTGAGataattttatcatttcaaatacattttGTAACACAATGTGTAACCCGACCCTTCATTACATATCTTAATGTTCCTGAAAaaatgtgtttaaattaaaattgaattaattaaatcacgaatttgttttttttttttaaaaaaaaaagaattacatCGAAAAATCCAAAATGGTGtgtaaaaaatgaatttaaacaatTTTCTAGATACATATTTTAATAACTTTATGTTTGATCcataatgttaaattaaattaaaaaatttcaaatggaGGGCATAATTCtagaaaatatgttattgaatattttaaatccACAATATGATTATGGCTTATTTTATGCTTTTAGTTGGGTTTTATCtgaatatttaatatatcaataatGATAACAACGTGCAAATAtgcaataaattaaaatttaatattaaaataaaatattctgtTTTTTAACATTTTGTGCGAATTGTAAAGAAGTtagtatgattttttttatattcaaagtTACTATTAAggcttttattttattatattctgtttaaaaataataatgaaataatgGAGAAGAGATATTTTGAGGAAaagaattattatatatttgaaaacaaaataataataataataataatagtagtaataataaattcctgaaattaaaaataatggtaTTTTTCGTTTAAATTAAACGATGACGTGTAATGTTATGATTGGAGAATCCCGTGACATTTCAGACCATTGATCACAATTGTGGGTCCAACGTCGGACGTGTTATGCACTGACCTCttcgtataattttttttatggtttgATTTTTGCCTTTAATGGCGTGATGTATACTTTGTTTGGTTTTGGGCTCTAATTGAATAAAGGAAACCCAAGAGgttgaaatttcaaatacatgGCAAAAATTGAGTGGTCCAACCATCTAGACCTGGCCCGGCCCGGCTCGTGGTCAACAGGTCCGTTAAACGTTTTGACCTGGAACCGTGACGGTCCATATGTGGGGCCGGCTGCGGTTTTTGGATCTTAAATTCGTCGTCCTCAgggttggttttttttttttttactttttttttttttttaagaatcgGTAACTGAGATTTATGAATTTAAATTGATGGAAAatgtacaaaataaaattaaaaaatacacgCATTAACAGTAGGGGTGGGCGTCGGTCGGTTCGGTCCGATTTTTCTCTATAATGGTTCGgtttttcggttttcggttttcggttttgaaTATATCTGGTCCAAAaccaaaccattttattaaggtTCGGTCCGATTTTTTTGTAATACGGTTCGGTTTATATGGTCGGTTATATacggttttataatattttgttaagaaataaaattatacatcaCTTGATGCTTGATGGATGTAACACATATAAAAGAAACAATGACAGTAGATGAGTAGAACATGTATGATTACAATACACTTATGACTTGACAATATAAGCTTCAATAACAATTTGAAGTACAGTTTCAAACAGTAGCTcttcaataaaatgatacacGGTCATTAAATTTCAATTCTAAGACTCCAAAATGCACATAGATTTTGCATCTCAAATCTCAATATATTTAACAATATGAGCTTCAATAATAATTTGAACTTCCAATTGTCAAACTCCAAAATCTTGTTTTGTAAAATTAGaaacaaaaatgacattaaatTCATCACAATGGTCATTATGAATCACAATCTTGAAGCATAacttaaatatatgtatatactaGCGGCTGAGGCACACGCGTTGCGtgtaacataatattaaatatttgaaatattgtttaatcaattaataaaaTGAATATTATAATTAGTGTGTTCGTACACATTGTTCTGTATGACAAAAAATCTTTTTCTCTATTAAacttaatttcaataaaaaattataataatattatggtagaaaaaataaaagttttttgcGTTAAAAATACTAACTGTAAggtattttttaaattgagaagTTTTCAAATATGTTGGTACGATTAGGGCTTCCATTTATAGTAGAGATATGTGGTGTTGAAGAGGAGGGTAAAAAGGGAAGAAATTTTGGTGTCCTCCAAAAGCAGTTTTTCTAACCcactcacacttaataatatagtatagatacaTAAACTTGCTGAAACtaacaaaaatatttctcaTTTATTAGCCTATTATACAAAAAGTCTTATAGTTAAATATAATatggtcggttcggttatttcggttttctgATGATCAAAACCATAAACCGAACCGAAAAatcgaattttttaaattttgaaaccgTAACCGGCCGAAAAACCGATAAAACCGAACCATTTAAACTGAATTTTTTGGTCcgatcggttatttcggttttaaccAAACTATGCTCACCCCTAATTAACAGTATTATTTTGAGATAAATTAaggaagatcaagaaaaaaaaaNTAtgatattattaagtgtgagatcCTTAGAATAACTACATTAGatgacaccaaaatatttaattttataattactcTTCTTACCCTACTAAAAAACTCCTCAAGTtactccatattttacatagaaaaaaatctaaacaaaacttccTTTTTAAATtgaacaactcttctaaatttaaaataattttgtgttaattgtttagtattatttgatcaaattaaaaataataataacacgtGCAACGCATGTGCATCTTTTACTAGTATATATAATTGTTTCTAATATTTGGAAATAATATTTACGAGTGTTTTCAATTGTCTTTTATATGtctattttaacaaaaaaaatttaaaaattaaaatatagggCTGACCTGGACAACACGGTTAATCGGGTCCGGATCTGGTCTGTCGGATCTGCAACACGGCTTGTAACCGTCATAGACGGTTACGGTTAATCCCGACCCTAACCCGCAGGGTCTAATCCGGACCAACCCGAGGACAGGTCTACAAGAATCAAAATGGATGCAAAATACTCGAATCGAGTTTAAATATAACTCTTGTTCATTTTGAATCAACCCATTCTGAAGTcgagtttaaaaaatatatgtaatatttgTGCAATtagaattcaaaaaaaatatttcacaatttaaacatattaaaattaaataacagtAATCTCCTGGCATTCCTCGTTTCACCCAAATTTTTTGACTAATTCATATCATTATATACCTATATTTCAATTGTATAAATTTATGCCTATAAATTTCCTTCTcttgataaaaatttaagagtgttgtgaaaaagtaaaaatttacggtaaaaagtaaaaatatcaaactctcaaaattatcacactacacactttatattatttttctctcaactcaattgtgattttcttcacaaatgagagatctatttatagaaattttttacaaataatccaaaaataaaatacatcattacctacatcatcacacactaattttcaatattcaacacctaattttacctaattttcaacattcaacattcacattttcaacacaaatatttaacacatttttaaataatttttcaacactcccccttgtgatgatgatcataatgattgtatacattacgtgtttttatactgcctcgttaaaaaccttactaggaaaaacccattgggataaaaaccatagtaagggaaaaagagtgcagtcacgtaaactccccctcatgttgacacgaacaattcttcacaaatttcgtagattgcgcatcccaatattatatatgtgctttctgaatattgtcgtaggaagtgcctttgtgaagagatctgatgagttttcacttgattgaatgtgacgaacatcaatacatttattcttctcaagctccttggtgaatgcgaagaacttaggaggaatatgtttagttctgtcgctttttatgtatccttctttcatttgagcaacacatgcagcattatcttcatatagtatcacaggcttctcgtcgaatgataatccgcatgagatttggatatgttgagtcattgattttaaccacacacattcacggcttgcttcatgtagtgcaataatctcggcatgatttgatgaagttgttacaagtgtttgtttctgtgaacgccaagaaattgcagtgcctccacgagtaaatacatatcc
Proteins encoded in this window:
- the LOC140987661 gene encoding GATA transcription factor 26 gives rise to the protein MGKHGPCYHCGVTSTPLWRNGPPEKPILCNACGSRWRTKGTLANYTPLHARAEHEEFEDYRISKVKTISIKNKEPKVIKRKFDHNNNDIAEFRGVPLDYSQGFHKGFDKDTSNGSSSGSAISNLESCAQYGSADASDLTGPSQPAVWDTMVPSKKRTCVTRSKPSPVEKLTKDLYAIWHEQWSSLSGSSEEELLLESGKPMVSVEIGHGSVLIRHPNSIAREEESEASSLSIDNKKHTVNSRHTTFPGLMEDTGVNSSCRGIEKIKKPANPGTEQERIKRGKDQLETIQILAHHNSPLCYIDLQDVLNMDKFLSHLTTEEQKQLLNFLSPVDTLQSQDSLNSMFDSPQFKENLLSFQRLLSEGVFDNSLSGLKIEDFRTLKKLILFNSAKSKWVEHYQIFKDLKGKNCVQGSEVAGASIALPADYSSCVKPTQDGQHHKLSGANAVMKSPRRITTKPSFDQKELKDNDGSFFSPRRLFSSPIDNSSLVLDSSRFADESLEHELLLDVPSSGSFPQAELLLPTSSFGAQASTSSSSLFSNLSRH